The following are encoded in a window of Ignicoccus islandicus DSM 13165 genomic DNA:
- a CDS encoding protein-L-isoaspartate(D-aspartate) O-methyltransferase, whose amino-acid sequence MDKYQLIEKLIREGYIRRKEVAEAMLKVPREEFVPEELRPYAYEDRPLPIGRGQTISAPHMVAYMIEAAGVKRGDKVLEIGTGSGYNAAVLAEIVGPEGKVYTIERIRELAEKAKERLEKLGYGNRVKVFVGDGSKGLPQFAPFDKIIVTAAAKEIPMELVEQLKPGGVMVIPVEDWGGQVLLRVIKGKDGKVIVERLLPVMFVPLLSGTEE is encoded by the coding sequence ATGGACAAGTATCAGCTGATTGAGAAGCTAATTAGAGAAGGTTATATAAGGAGAAAGGAAGTGGCGGAGGCCATGTTGAAGGTACCCAGAGAGGAGTTCGTGCCAGAGGAGCTGAGGCCTTACGCCTACGAAGACAGACCTTTACCTATCGGAAGAGGTCAAACGATTAGCGCACCACACATGGTCGCTTACATGATAGAGGCAGCTGGGGTGAAGAGGGGAGACAAGGTCTTGGAAATAGGCACCGGTTCCGGGTACAACGCTGCAGTACTGGCCGAAATAGTTGGGCCCGAAGGGAAAGTATATACAATTGAGAGAATAAGGGAGTTGGCGGAGAAGGCCAAGGAGCGATTAGAGAAGTTAGGGTACGGTAATAGGGTAAAGGTGTTCGTTGGGGACGGTTCCAAAGGGCTACCTCAATTCGCGCCTTTCGATAAAATAATAGTTACTGCCGCTGCTAAGGAGATTCCAATGGAGTTAGTGGAACAACTGAAGCCCGGAGGAGTAATGGTTATACCAGTAGAGGACTGGGGCGGTCAAGTTTTACTGAGAGTCATCAAAGGGAAGGACGGAAAAGTTATCGTAGAGAGGCTCTTACCAGTTATGTTCGTCCCCTTACTCTCTGGCACAGAGGAGTGA